The proteins below are encoded in one region of Bremerella sp. P1:
- the dtd gene encoding D-aminoacyl-tRNA deacylase, translating to MRGVIQRVLEAHVKVDGQVVGQIDQGLVVLLGVAQGDTEADLKYLVEKTIHLRIFEDDDGKMNRSVLDVGGSILAISQFTLLGDCRKGRRPSFISAAKPEEATAMYDAYVSRIREQGVTVETGIFQADMKVHLVNDGPVTVMLDSSKIL from the coding sequence ATGCGAGGCGTAATTCAACGAGTTCTGGAAGCCCACGTGAAAGTCGACGGCCAGGTTGTCGGTCAGATCGATCAAGGCCTGGTCGTTCTTCTCGGGGTAGCCCAGGGGGATACCGAAGCCGACCTGAAGTATCTGGTCGAAAAGACAATTCACCTGCGGATCTTTGAGGATGACGATGGCAAGATGAACCGCAGTGTGCTGGACGTTGGCGGCAGCATCTTGGCGATCAGCCAATTCACACTACTGGGCGATTGCCGCAAGGGACGCCGGCCCAGTTTTATCAGTGCGGCAAAACCGGAAGAGGCCACGGCGATGTACGATGCGTACGTGAGCCGAATCCGCGAGCAGGGCGTGACGGTCGAGACGGGTATTTTTCAAGCCGATATGAAGGTCCATCTCGTGAACGATGGACCGGTCACAGTGATGCTCGATAGCAGTAAGATTCTTTAG